From the genome of Tachysurus fulvidraco isolate hzauxx_2018 chromosome 14, HZAU_PFXX_2.0, whole genome shotgun sequence:
AGCTAGAGAATGAGACTGATCTGATATAGTATGTCCTCACTAAGGAATTTGTATCGTTGCCCAGTTGCAAATATGTCTCATCGAAAGACATCATGCGGGCAGGAAAACAGGCTTGTGGTTAAGTGTATTTTTAAACTTGGTCCACCACACAGGCTTGTGTGTCCTAACAACCAGATATGATGGCTTTATTCTCTatgctgtattttttcttaGAGTTAGTGAGTATAATAGCAAAGTAATAATCAGCAAATGTGACAATCGTGCTCTACTTGTATAATATCGTAATGAAAGtagattatttaaaatgtcagaGTTACACACACTTAGACAACTTCCTACATACTGCTCACTCTcacttattcgaacttctcgggtcacggggagcctgtgcctatctcaggcgtcatcgggcatcaaggcaggatacaccctggacggagtgccaacccatcgcagggcacacacactctcattcactcacgcaatcacacactacagacaattttccagagatgccaatcaacctaccatgcatgtctttggaccgggtggaggaaactggagtacccagaggaaacccccgaggcactgggagaacatgcaaactccgcacacacaaggcggaggcaggaatcgaaccccggccctggaggtgtgaggcgaacgtgctacccactaagccaccgtactaCAGTACTAAATTGTATGCCAGTACAATTGCTATATAGGAATCCTACTTAGTTATGATGTTTGAGCTGTTTTGAAGAGCTTGACTTACAGTAAATGTGTATGCATAACACACTGGTAAAGTACTGATGATTTCtcataaatgtagtgtgtttgtttatgttctgtgtgcTGGTGCTTACATTCTGGATGGTTCCATTGAGGCTGCGAAGCATCATCTCCACGCTGTGTGCAacgtcctgtgtgtgtttgtgtaggtccagcagcacagtgggGTCTATGGGCGGGATGTCAGCTGGCCGACGCAATGAACCACGACCTCGCACCACTGGGCCAGAGCAGTCAgctgcacacaacacacacccacacaaagtATTGTTTAATCAGTACAGCTTTAGAGAATATCATAATCAGGTTAAAAtgcataatttcatttaaaaaccttGTCATAACTTacttacattaaaaaatatacatagtGTGTTACCTGTAAAGTACTGATATAATTGCTcagtacacaaaaacatttttgcagTCATATAACACTCTGGCCAGAACGTTGAATTAATAAGGATTACAGGAGAAATAGAAAGGAAAAGGGACTGTCATACACTCACAGTCAGTGTCAAGGCTTGGGCGTGAACTCATTTTGATTTTCTGCTCCAAGTTCTTGGCGATGAAGTGGGTGAGATCTCCGTCGCGGCTCACTGTGCCTTCCAGTTCCAAAGCACTAGAGATGGTAGCCCTGCGGCCCTCGCCTGCCGTGGCCCGCGTGACGCCTCCACACGCTTCGCTGATGCCGTCCAGACTCTTACTGTCTTGCATTCCCCGCACCACCCGCTCCCGTCCAGGAGCAGAACGCACCCGTACCTCTGCCATCACGTGAGCCGGGCGTGGCCAATCATCAGGTGCTGGCAGCACAGCAGGAGCGACTGAGCTTGAGGGAGGAGCTGGGACCAGAGGCGGAGCATGGTCGGGTGGCGTGGAAGCAGACGAATGCCCATCATCGGAAGAATTACAGTTGACTGGTTCTGTTGGTGGGGTTTGCGAAGTGGTTGAGTCTTCTGTGGTGGTCTCTTTTACTGGCTGAGGAAATAATGAAGTTCAAATGAAATCAAAGACATcaggaagattttttttgtatttctttttgtatGTCTCATCCTAACAAAATTGGTTTCTAAAATTATGCCATTAACAGCACAATGCACTTCTTCACGCTTCTCCCTGAATGATTTTTGGATATGAGTGTGACTTACATCAAGCTCAGCACACATGTATTGTTTTTAACCAATATCTCAGGCCACAATCAAGCCATCTGTGGTAGAAACTggagtgtatgtacagtacagaccaaaagtttggacacaccttccaaaagtttggacacaccaccttttcaacaggacattGACcctaaacacacctccaggctgtgtaagggctattagaccatgaaggagagtgatagggtgctgcgccagatggcctggcctccacagtcaccggacctgaacccaatcgagatggtttggggtgagctggaccacagagtgaaggcaaaagggccaacaagtgctaagcatctctgggaactccttcaagactgttggaagaccatttcaagcgactacctcttgaagctcatcaagagaatgccaagagtgtgcaaagcagtaatcaaagcaaaaggtggctactttgaagaacctagaataggacatattttcagttgtttcacactttttttgttatgtacgtatataattccacacgtgttaattcatagttttgatgccttcagtgtgaatctacaattttcatagtcatgaaaataaagaatactctttgaatgagaaggtttgtccaaacttttggtctgtaccgTATATAAATCAGGTTACAGTGTAGTTATGCTTCTGATTTGCTGTGAATTCTGGATAGTATTAAATGCTAAATGCTTTCATGtgttataaactgtttaaatgttattttccaAAGTTGATGAAACGAGGCTGCCGGCCCTTTGTTTTGACACGTGCCATAACATGTCTTTCTGATAATCCTAACCTTGTAGACGAATAAGTAAGCGTGCCTCAAGGCAGCGAGGTTCACAATCACACTGTCATTACTGCCTCTGATGTTGCTGTCTAGTGTGTAAGAAGAGATAGTGTtcataatgaatattaaatggGAAGCTCTGCATACACCTTAAAGAAGCAACATTTGTCACAGTGACACATGGATTTCTGTCTCATGCCTAGGAATTCGAATCATTCTAATTTTTCTTTTCCAAGTTACCATTGTCATGATCATTGGAGGACTTTAATGCCATAGTGCTTCCTATACATAAGCATTGTTGTactgaaaattaaaatatatatatacatttaaaaactgaTAAAACAAGAAACTTAGATTTATGAGATTGGAGTGTTTtagaaatattgtttttaaaatagttttaaaaagttTTGGTGCCTACAATGccaaaagaaatatatattttttctttcttttaacctCAATAAATAAACCTTTGATCTGATAGGTGTTGTGATTGTTCAGGATTTAGTTTGATTAACTGGCTTTAAAAAAAGCCGGTTGACTTTTTTAATATAGGATCACATTCAGCggatccatttttttaaaattctcacCTGCACAGTAATGTCTGCTGTCTTCTGACTCTCCTCACTACTTTCAATTTCCTCACCCTCGCTTTCATCGTTCTGGTTTCTGACCTCCTCTGCTCCTCCACCCCCATcttctatttgtgtgtgtggcatgttaGCGGTTTCCATGTACAGACTGTCTTTGGTTACTGGTTGTAAGTGAGttgtgtgcttgtctgtgtgagAGGGGCCATCTCCACAGGCATGTGTGATGAGATGAGTTgctgagtttgtgtgtatttgtctgcaTGCAGGGTCCATGCTGTgggccaggtgtgtgtgagtctcagGAGGTCCTTCCTGTTTGTCTTGCTCCAGGCAAGCTACTCCATCCCCACACTGCTGCAGCTGAGAGACAGAGCCATTAGCGGCTGTCCAATAGCAGGGTTCTGGAGAGTAAGGAGTGTCCGTCCCATCGGCCTCCTCCTGCTCACTGTAGCCAATCCCAGAGGAGTGGCTCATCCCTCAACCTGCtacataaaataatgttatcAGATTGCTATGATCATAAACTCCATCTCTCTATCTTCTGGGTCAGTTTACTTTTGCACGTCCACATTATCGTCGCGTCTTCCACGATAGGATGTTCGGAACAAATGTATGAAAACAATTCTTATCTCACTTATGTACACTGCAAGAAATGTGAAACAAGCAAATGCTTTGTCTGAGAGAGTTGTCAGTGTATAAGGTACACCTAACTTGAATCTACAGCCTCTGggaatttaattttttaaatagttactAGCAGGCatgcacacagttacacaataTGTCAGTCCCATCTGCCCCATTACCAGTAATATAATAACTTGAAGGGaatttgatgtatttatttatttatttatttattttccaatcaCATGATTTGTTGAgacaaattactttttttttaacctgctttgtataatttatttagtGCACATGTCATGATCTACCTCAAATGAGTGCAGAATTTTTCTACGCACATTTTGGAGATTTTGCTCACATCTGGTGTGTCCATCCAATGTTTTTAAGCGACATGCCAAAATTAACAAGCGGATGTTAACACAGCAAGTTAAATGGAATTGTGTGCAACATTGGCATGAGACTATGGAATAGTGATTGCtaggattttatatgaatagaAAGACATCggcttctctttttttgtatgtacagtatgtggacaACTGTTTACTTTTGGCTGGTACTGTACAAAATCCAACATTACTAttaaagtttatatttataccaGCACACACATATCAGGGTCTGAGAATGGTCATCTACCTACTTAAAATGTGTCCATATCCATTGATGGGAAGTGTGGAGACGTGTTGACCTACAGTGTGCACCTATACAGTACGTAAAATTATATACAGAAAAACCAgcaatgtatatgtgacataaAATCACTAAATGATACTGCACTATTAGTGCCAGAGCTGAAATAATAAGGAGTTAAATCACATGAATCCTGTCGCGGTTTTCATGACACATTGTTCCACAACATGACCACAGCCAGCTAACAACATCATCCACCTCAGGAAACTCTTTAGATAAGAGCTAAATGCGTCGTCAAATATTTCACCAGTTACCCTGACAGCAGCCATCTTACTGTATTTCACGTGACCGAGTCTTCTTCatcagttgttgttgttagctCGAATGAGGAACTGAAATCATATGACGACGTTAGccagctaactagctagctagcattatcCAACAgaaacaccttaaacacacaagCTGGATAATTTAACAGCAAATAGAGACACATTTGTATTCCCGAATGCTAAAATGAAATGCTTACATAACTCACTTAGAGCTAAGCAGAAGAACTATAGCGCGGGGTTGCCACACAAGTCATCTGACGTTAAGTAACGATTCCTAGCAGACGACAGAAAGAAGTAGCTGTAAGCTAGCGTTCGCTGAGCAGGCCTGTAACTTCTCTTCTCGCTAACTAAATAAGAAGGTCAGCGTCTGTAAGGCTTTGCCTAGCTGAAATATATAACCCCAAACTGCCAGAGAAACGTGACATACAAGCGGCGTTGTGATAGACAAAccacataaatatttacctcTTCAGTTCTTTCCGGAGGATGAAGGTTGCCAGGAAACTAAGTCCGCTATAAATATCCGTCGTATAAAAACCGTCCGAGTGAAATTTTAGTTCCGCATTAGTCAATTGTGGAAATAGCGACAAGTAATTTCGGttcttatataaaatatgtttagGTATTTTTATGTTGTGTCGGCtggaatatataataaaaactacTACTTTTGTATGTGGTGAAAATGTAGTCGAGAATTAGgtcataaagaaaataataataaaatctaattgtATTTTgggtattataataataataataataataataataataataataataataataatatgtatatatatatatatatatatttgtagtaACTGTAAAAATACATAGTAATTGTATTAATCTATATACAATATAGTTTTTAATACACATGAATAAGCATCTATCTATAgtacccctggagcagggagagtTAACagccttgcacaagggcccaacagcTTGAACCCCAAACTTCCAGGCAACAacccacttgagccaccactgcactTTATCTACTTGTGTCTGAATGGGAAAGGATCCCCAACATGGTTTTCCAAAACCTTCAACAGCAATGATTTAACTAAGTATTTAACCACCAAAAGGTCATTGTAGGAATTTTTTTGTCCATTCTTAATGACTGAAGAAAAAGATCACTACAAATATACAACTTTTCTCTcaaggaaaatgaaaataaatacaaatataaataagaaaaaaagagaaaacaatttcaaaacaatacatttagaTGCAGCTAATATGCAATAACTGTAAAATGTGTGCTTCACAGCAAGCAAAGTTGAATTAAATTGCAAAAGGGATGTTCACATATATAagaagcatgtacagtatatgttttaaGATTAGATGTccataaactgaaataaagagtttaaaactgttttcattataatctatctatctatctatctatctatctatctatctatctatctatctatctatctatctatctatctatctatctatctatctatctatctatctatctatctatctatgaatTATTTCACTAATTCTTTTActaaagttttgtttgtttgtttttgtttgtttcagaaagtgtacattagtgtttataacagaATATCTGACAAGATATCCGACCTGTAATAACATTATTTGGCCACAGATGGCGACACCCACTTGCCATATCATATAATCCAGTACTAAAGTCCAGTGTGCTTTTATATCTCTACCTATAAGCACTAAAATATTTAGATAGGTTTTACAGTTCCTGCCAATGTTTGATATTTTAAAGGCTTACAgggttttaaatattaaaattttaaatgttaaaattctAATTCAGATTCAAATTCTAATTCAGATTCTAATTCAAATATGAATTTGATGATTAGTGTAAATAAAAGTGGTAATAAATGCCTTGTTTATTTCTAAGTTTCTTTTATTACCACTAATCGTCACTCGCTGCTAAGAAGGCAGAAGCTGACAGTGACCTATGGACCACACCCTTGTTTGTCTTACCATCATTGTTGGACCTTCAGATGatgtaattattaatgcagctacTGTTAATGCATCTAAAAATAACCCTAACCTTATCCTAagtaacaaaaagaaaaccccccaggtcttattttttttttaaatgttattattttaatatgttttttctatattttttctaaaataaagcTACAATTATCaggtaaataaagaaattaatgaaaCAGCTTTCTTAGTGGGGATCagtcaaataaatttaaaatggtCAGAGATATCCAGTGGGATATTTGGTCCAcgaagatacacacacacacacacacacacacacacacacacacacacacacacacacacacacacacacacacacacacacacacacacacacacacacacacacacacacacacactatacttaATAGCCTGCAGCAGGAAGATGAAAGGCGTCTTCATGTCTTTATGTTCCTTTTGATCTAAAAGTCTTTTTTGGATAATATTTCAGCTTGTAACAAGTGTCAGTATCAGGGGTGATATACAGCATGGATAGATATAGTTATTTGATGATAGATATGGAGACAGacaggatttttaaaaaaacctaTGTCCATGTATGTTTATTCTTACACTTTATTGTTCTTGCTGTTGAGAGTTGGATATTACATTGTACTATGTTTATTTGGATgcaatgctctctctctctctctctctctctctctctctctctctctctctctctctctctccctctctctcactttgtctctctctctctcgcttcctgGCACTACATTTAATATTCATCCGTGTGCCTGCTCCTATAGAGTTCTTACGTATCCAAGGCAACACGCCTAGTTCATTTCACAGTCCCTTGTTTTGAAGGCGGTTAGAATATAATCTTACTGCAGCAAGCTGAGCCCACATCATATTCCAGCAGGTCACACAGAGTTCAAGGAAGTCTGCCTCCTCAGGCGCAACCTGATCATTTACACACCACTCACTGCGGATACTGTGGGTGACGCATACTGAGCCAGGCTGAGTAAACTCTGTGTATGTTTGAAAAACATGCAGTTTTAGTAGGATTGTGTTTATAATAAGCACTTCATACTATTGCGCATATAATAAGTACTTCATACATTAACATCCTACAAGAAAGCTAGCCAAAGATGCTATATAGGACATCTTTTATACAGTAATTTGGGAAAGCGGCAATACATAGTCTATAAGGATATTAGTCATccagttattgttgttatttcttCCATTTAGACTGAATCCTACCCACATTGAGCTTCAGTATCTTGAAGGTGGTCAAAAATAGATGTATATTCTTTTCcccttactgtatattactgtatatctcaTATTCTTATTTCAAAGTGATAGAGATGGCAATTCAAAATTCAGATAAACATTATTGTTATATATCACTGAAATATCACTCTTTATTTCTACTGTACTGCAACACGTAATATCTTGACATGACATCTTAACACCGTATTTAAGGACAAGATCTGCACCATTCATTTTCATGTACTTCCTTTATCACACACAACATTCATCCATGCATAGCCTTTAACTGAATGTTTTTGTGCTCTCTGaccacattttcatttcctctgacctgttgtgtgtgtttttacacatCAGAACTCATAACTTGTTCTCTCTCTGATACTAAATATTCTGGCATGTGTGTGCTTAAGGGTGTGCACATTTGTGTTAGCTGTCATCTTCATACATTCTTTACATGCATGAAAAGagattaaaagagagagagagagagggagagagagagagagagagagagagagagagagagagagagagagagagagagagagagagagagagaagagtatgAACTTAAGCCcggtttttgccttttttataACCCATGTGAAAACTGATCCGGAAATTGGTATTCTGACTCAGATACTTGATACACACCACCCAACCCAAATGTACACAGAGCTTCAACCAAAACTACTCATGAATCCACAAAACAGTTTATTGTACAAAGCAGTTTTACCTCAATGACTCTTGCAAATTCCAGTGTTGAAGAGTGGCTTAGCTGCAGTCTGGACCACTTTATCAAATAATTTAAACTTTGAAGAaatgaaagatttatttattcattcattcatttattattattattattattattattattattattattattattattattattattattattattattattattttaccagTCATGTGCTTTGATTAAAGCTGTGTATgctattttgtttaataaaaatttcAGCTCAGAGAATTTACAGTTTCAGGGTCAGAACAATCTTTATACGTTTTGATCTAGTTACAGGATAAAAGATTTTATCCAATGTAAGCATGAAGTACTGTACATGATCTTAATAAAGTGTTTGAAGAGATTGAAAAACCCTCGCTTAAAGGGTTCTCCATAGAGCTTTTAATGATTCCCACAGAATGACAGACTGAAGAACactttacaatatttatttattattattattattattattatttttttacagaacagGCAAATGTGCTCTCCTCCAAGCATGTTTAGCTCTCCTATGATACACTGATTGGACCATATGTCAAAAGAAGTGCATGTTATCCCTCACCCTTCCTGGATGGTACCTGTTGTTTGAAAGGGAAGAACTAACAAGCAGGTTAGTTAACTGAGATAGTGTTCCCAAAATCTTTCTAGCAAGTAGCCAGGAGATGCTAAATTGTGATGGATTGGCATAAAAACCAGGGTGTATGCCCACCACTGTTCTTTGATCTTGACCAGGATCAACTGCTTTCTGAAGATGAACAAATGAGTAAACTTTAGGGATATTGGTTAACAAACTTAGCAAATGCAAGTGCCCAGTATAGATGAGAAGTTTGTTAAAGCTGAACAATCATGACTCCTtataattagtttttttaagATCCTCACTGTCATTTTATTGTGTGAATATAAAGATGTTAAGCCTCCTTATCAGGTGGTTATTAAACACTTTCCACCGATACTGTAGTTGTGCAGTGCAACAGTTAACTGCATAGTTTTAAACACAGGCTTCTATTAAGATCCATAAAAACAGCCTGCACCTGGGTGAGGTGAACTTGTTTAAACTCTGTTAGGTAAATCGTTCGGTTGATGACCCTGCTCTCGTCATGAAGTTAGATGTTATCATGTTCGTCGTGCGTGGCTGCAGtcaagtatattttattttgcatgaaGTGCTCCTAAACCAATCAGATCATGTTTGGTTATTAGAAAACCAAagatttgacttgatttttccCTCTTTGTATAGTCAAGTCCATTTTAAAGCTATCTCAATGCCAGGAAACTTCAAGCTAAACATCAAGCAAGGTTTTCATCTATCACATGTATTTTGCAAATCTCTTAATATCTAAAGGATATTCCTTCAACAGCAATGATTTAACTAAGTATTTAACCACCAAAAGGTCATCgtaggaatttttttttgtccattctTAATGACTGAAGAAAAAGATCACTACAAATATACAACTTTTCTCTCAaggaaagtgaaaataaatacaaagataaataagaaaaaagagaaaacattttcaaaacaatacatttagaTGCAGCTAATATGCAATAACTGTAAAATGTGTGCTTCACAGCGAGcagtctttttaaaataatgagcTGTTAAAGGTGCTCCAAAAATCCTGgaggcttttcttttttgttatttccACAAACTACAAAAATGTCTGAGatgattttgtatgtttgtaagGAGTTTCAGCTCTGCAGGGCTCAGTCACTATATACCATAAATCCATATGTCCATTGGCTTCAAGATCATGCCACATAAAAGCCACACCCCCTGTCATTCATACGTCGCTGCTTAGCAACCGTCCTCTCATTTAGCTTCAAGAAAAACAATACTGTCACTATTCTGTGCATGTTCATATATATGTGAGttcatatttaaatttgtgAAGGTATTTGCTATTCAGTTTCTTTGtaatgtatgtattgtattgATGGTAGATTGCCTTTTGTGCAAATTTGAAACGTCTCTAAGTGCTTCTTGGTGACCTTAAAGCAGAGCTGCCCATTTTGCTTCTGTTCTTCCTGCCTTTTCCTcgctccctctctttctctcctcgtTCTCCTCCATGATTTTGTCtttcccctttctttctctcctgtgCCTGCTCCTTTTCCCTGGATTTTTTGTGATCATGACGCTGTTTGCCCAGTTCCTTGCAGTAGTGCTCCAAGTCACTGTGGCGATTCAGAGCCATCACATCCTGTTTCCAAGGCTGGGTGGAGTCTGCCATGGCACGCTGACTGGGACTCCACACGCTCAATCGAACTGTGACAGCCGTCCAACGGAAACCATGCTCCTCTAGCTGACAGTGATAAATCCCACCGTGGTTAAGCTGTGCCCTTGGGATCAGGATGCCCCTGTCAATCACTACCAGCTGATCCCTTGAGGTCACCTGAATAGGAGATGGAGTTTGTATATTAATGCGTGTGCATTATGTCTATAAACTTGAGGCCAAGAGCATACATGCACCTAAAGATATTCCTTTTCAGATGTAACTTTTTATTACTCCATTTATTTCCACTTTATTTAAACTCTAAACATTTCCAACATTTTATTTGGCAAGTCAATTAAACATTCAATTTAAGACATTCAATTAGTTCGGCTTTAATTCACTGAAAGAACCATGAGCATCTGTACAAACAGTTGAACAGGTCTGAAAGGTTCAAGGTTCAAAGGTTCCagaaaatcatatatatatatgtgtgtgtgtgtgtgtgtgtgtgtgtggtggattggtaattaaatgaaaataaatagataacaTCATGTAGAAGGAGGAATGTTATAGTAATATTAaagtaagaaattaaaaactttGGTCTAAGCCTACGCATTCAGCTAAAATTGTAAAAAACGGTTTAAAGGCAGCAGTGTTAAAACGGTTTAAAGTGAAAGTGTTAGAGTTGCTATTACAAAGCCCTGGACTTACTTACTTAACCCATAGAATTTGTAGACTGACctaaaaaaatgtgtatgaaatcattttaatcactgtatatatatatatagtaaatttTAACTAAAACAAATATGTTAGCTATTATTTTGAAATGACCTGTAATGGAGATAACCTATTTGActtaaacactgtaaatgtataaaatgaaatgtatggATGAAAATATTGGTGTTTGAATGTCTATTGCCTTGTATGCAAATATTTCCACCTAACAGTATGGATCACATATAAGGTGATGTTTGTACCTCATGTTGTTCCAGACTGTTCTCTCCGGTCTGTTTAAACCAGGTAACTGTGGCATGCTGTGAATTAGGCAGACATTCCAGATAGGTACTGTTCCCAACAGCCACCACTATTTCCTTCTCCTCAGACTGCACCTCTAGGCCAGCTATGCAAACagacataaacaaaaatgaatgaaagatgtTGTACTGAATCATACAAACCATTATATCAATATACAAGTAATAGAACAATACTAAAATAATATCAAAGTCATAATCTTGTTTTATAACATCATTTATAGGTTGTAgagcttttattattttcttattgatCATCTAGatgtatgtttattaaaaaatgactttGCTTGCTTTGGCTTTCAGAACAGCATGGCTATGGGACCTGGGCATGGATTCTCCATAATAATGGATGATTGTTCAGGAATATTAAAACATGTGTATATGATTGCTATATGCATGCTAACATGCATGCTTTCTTCAAGCTAACATGCATGCTAACAATGTTCTGCTAGCTAACAAGGATGCTAACAATGTTCTGATAGCTAATATGCATGATAATAATGTTCTGATAGCTTGCACTGTATAAACAGCACCCTAGTGTGTGTCTGGAAAATATTTACCAGACCACTATTCTGGACTGTTTAAAAAACAGGATGGCTCCATGAAAGTATTTATCTCATACCAAATTCTTATTTACATCATCATAATGCACCAACAACCTGACTTTGTCTGGGAAAGCTTCTTCCACATGTTTTATTGTTCATAGCACTCAACATGATCTTGAGAGCTGTTGACAATCTAATAAATGCTACATTCTGAGATGGATATGGTTTCT
Proteins encoded in this window:
- the borcs6 gene encoding BLOC-1 related complex subunit 6 codes for the protein MSHSSGIGYSEQEEADGTDTPYSPEPCYWTAANGSVSQLQQCGDGVACLEQDKQEGPPETHTHLAHSMDPACRQIHTNSATHLITHACGDGPSHTDKHTTHLQPVTKDSLYMETANMPHTQIEDGGGGAEEVRNQNDESEGEEIESSEESQKTADITVQPVKETTTEDSTTSQTPPTEPVNCNSSDDGHSSASTPPDHAPPLVPAPPSSSVAPAVLPAPDDWPRPAHVMAEVRVRSAPGRERVVRGMQDSKSLDGISEACGGVTRATAGEGRRATISSALELEGTVSRDGDLTHFIAKNLEQKIKMSSRPSLDTDSDCSGPVVRGRGSLRRPADIPPIDPTVLLDLHKHTQDVAHSVEMMLRSLNGTIQNMTALSVGYIQTYRDSVDSLGESVDMSIKGMYTLMARCEELDRSMQPIQTLAAQIRDIKRTLDALEAICK